Genomic window (Rossellomorea aquimaris):
GGAATGATTGCCCGAAACACGAAAGCGGATTTAAATGTAATTGCGTTAATCGGTGAGCGGGGCAGGGAAGTAAGGGAATTCATTGAAAGAGATTTAGGTGAAGAAGGATTAAAGCGAACGATAGTAGTGGCAGCCACGTCTGATCAACCTGCACTAATGAGGATTAAAGGAGCCTTCACAGCTACTGCCATCGCGGAATATTTTCGGGATAAAGGAATGAACGTCATGCTCATGATGGATTCCGCGACACGTGTAGCTATGGCTCAGAGGGAAATCGGGTTGGCTGTCGGTGAACCTCCGACCACTAAAGGGTACACGCCATCTGTGTTTGCTATTTTACCGAAACTATTAGAAAGAACAGGAACAAATGTACTCGGGAGCATTACAGCATTTTACACCGTGTTGGTAGATGGTGATGATTTAAATGAGCCAATTTCTGACACGGTTAGGGGGATACTGGATGGCCATATTGTACTTGACCGCCAAATCGCAAATAGAGGTCAATATCCGGCTATCAATATTTTAAAAAGTGTGAGCAGGTTAATGAATCATCTCGCATCTATGGAACATTTGCATGCCGCTACGAGAATAAGAGAGTTATTAAGTACTTATATGAACTCTGAGGATCTTATCCAAATTGGTGCTTATAAAAAGGGTACTTCCCATGAGGTTGATGAAGCCATCCAATACTATCCAGGTATCATCTCCTTCTTGAAACAGGGAGTATACGAACAGGTGTCTCTCCCTGAAAGTGTTGATGAACTTATAAAGCTATCGGAAAAAGGTGGATGAATCGAGTGAGTTATCAATACAGGTTTCAACGTATTTTAACGTTAAAGGAAAAAGAAAAAGATGAAGTGCAGGAAATGTACAGGGGTTCCATCGAGAAATTTGAAAAAGTCGCCGAGAAGCTTTATGAGTTTCTGAAAAAGAAAGAAAATCTCGAACAGCATCAAGAAACCAAGTTGCAAAATGGTTTATCTGTACAACATATTCGTCATCATCAACAGTTCATCACCAATCTTGAAAGAACCATTTCTTATTACCAGGACTTGGTGATACAAGCAAGGAACCGGATGAACTGGTGTGAAGAAAAACTTGTAGATATGAACGTAGAAGTAAAGAAATACGAAAAGATGAAGGAGAACGATCTCCATCGCTTTTTGAAAACTAATCAACAAGTGGAAAATAAACAATTAGATGAAGTATCAGTCGTTCAATATATGAAACGGGGAGTTAGGTGATTTCATGGCAAAGGTAATCGAAGAGGAAAACAAAGAGCAGTCCAGTCGTTTGCAAAGAGTTGTGTTTATCATCTTCATTCCTCTATTGTTTACTATCACCTTCGCTCTCGTAATCATGACATTTGCAGGAATCAATGTATTTGAAAAAGCGCAATCATTCAGCTCGAATATTCCTTTTCTGGCTAATATCCTTCCTTCAAACGAAGCCCGGGAAGCAGACGAATTACATGAGCGAATGGTCTCACTTCAAGCTTCAGTCGAAGATCAAGAGGCGCAAATTGCCCAGCTTCAAAATGAAGTAGATAAAAAAGACAGTGATAATGAACAACTGCAAGCAACCATTCAGCAACAAAAAGAAGAACTTGAAGAGTTACGGCAGATTGGTGAAGAAAACAAACGGGCCTTTAAAGAGGTAGTCAATACATTTGAATCCATGTCAGCAAAGAGTGCTGCCCCTGTTCTGATGAACATGGATGATGATGAGGCCATGAA
Coding sequences:
- a CDS encoding MotE family protein, with product MAKVIEEENKEQSSRLQRVVFIIFIPLLFTITFALVIMTFAGINVFEKAQSFSSNIPFLANILPSNEAREADELHERMVSLQASVEDQEAQIAQLQNEVDKKDSDNEQLQATIQQQKEELEELRQIGEENKRAFKEVVNTFESMSAKSAAPVLMNMDDDEAMKILSSIKPDTLADILEKMPPEDAAGYTELLSTVER
- the fliJ gene encoding flagellar export protein FliJ; this encodes MSYQYRFQRILTLKEKEKDEVQEMYRGSIEKFEKVAEKLYEFLKKKENLEQHQETKLQNGLSVQHIRHHQQFITNLERTISYYQDLVIQARNRMNWCEEKLVDMNVEVKKYEKMKENDLHRFLKTNQQVENKQLDEVSVVQYMKRGVR
- the fliI gene encoding flagellar protein export ATPase FliI — encoded protein: MKAADLIHHISQIPTFKKFGKVKRVVGLMIESQGPESSVGEVCHIHILSRGKQKVILAEVVGFNDDLVILMPYTNMQDISPGSLVEGTSKSLEIKIGPSLIGKVIDSLGHPLDGSHLPNGLSTTYTEQDPPNPLSRPPINEKMEVGVKAIDSMLTVGKGQRVGIFAGSGVGKSTLLGMIARNTKADLNVIALIGERGREVREFIERDLGEEGLKRTIVVAATSDQPALMRIKGAFTATAIAEYFRDKGMNVMLMMDSATRVAMAQREIGLAVGEPPTTKGYTPSVFAILPKLLERTGTNVLGSITAFYTVLVDGDDLNEPISDTVRGILDGHIVLDRQIANRGQYPAINILKSVSRLMNHLASMEHLHAATRIRELLSTYMNSEDLIQIGAYKKGTSHEVDEAIQYYPGIISFLKQGVYEQVSLPESVDELIKLSEKGG